A genomic stretch from Astatotilapia calliptera chromosome 4, fAstCal1.2, whole genome shotgun sequence includes:
- the LOC113021520 gene encoding rab11 family-interacting protein 3-like: protein MEEVENIKKENADLKQQLKNIWKDNSELMEEVENIKKENADLREELKNIRKENPDLREELKNSRKDNSELMEEVENIKKENTDLREELKNIRKENPDLREELKNSRKDNSELMEEVENIKKENADLREELKNIRKENPDLKQELENSRKDNSELMEEVENIKKENADVREELKNIRKENPDLKQELKNSRKDNSELMEELKNTREENILRESSNIRKENPDLREELKNSRKDNSELMEEVENIKKENADLREELKNIRKENPDLREELKNSRKDNSELMEEVENIKKENADLREELKNIRKENPDLKQELKNSRKDNSELMEELKNIKKENADLREELKNIRKENPDLKQELENSRKDNSELMEELKNSREENAELMEELEYSRKDNTELREELENSSKENAKLLEELENSRKDNTKLREELEKSTKANAELVKNVENNQRLLKVGLGLATVAIVVPAACWAISMLFG, encoded by the exons ATGGAAGAGGTCGAAAATATTAAGAAAGAAAACGCAGATCTCAAGCAACAGCTCAAAAATATTTGGAAAGACAACTCAGAACTCATGGAAGAGGTCGAAAATATTAAGAAAGAAAACGCAGATCTCAGGGAAGAGCTCAAAAATATTAGGAAAGAAAACCCAGATCTCAGGGAAGAGCTCAAAAATAGTAGGAAAGACAACTCAGAACTCATGGAAGAGGTCGAAAAtattaagaaagaaaacacagatcTCAGGGAAGAGCTCAAAAATATTAGGAAAGAAAACCCAGATCTCAGGGAAGAGCTCAAAAATAGTAGGAAAGACAACTCAGAACTCATGGAAGAGGTCGAAAATATTAAGAAAGAAAACGCAGATCTCAGGGAAGAGCTCAAAAATATTAGGAAAGAAAACCCAGATCTCAAGCAAGAGCTCGAAAATAGTAGGAAAGACAACTCAGAACTCATGGAAGAGGTCGAAAATATTAAGAAAGAAAACGCAGATGTCAGGGAAGAGCTCAAAAATATTAGGAAAGAAAACCCAGATCTCAAGCAAGAGCTCAAAAATAGTAGGAAAGACAACTCAGAACTCATGGAAGAGCTCAAAAATACTAGGGAGGAAAAC ATTCTCAGGGAGAGCTCAAATATTAGGAAAGAAAACCCAGATCTCAGGGAAGAGCTCAAAAATAGTAGGAAAGACAACTCAGAACTCATGGAAGAGGTCGAAAATATTAAGAAAGAAAACGCAGATCTCAGGGAAGAGCTCAAAAATATTAGGAAAGAAAACCCAGATCTCAGGGAAGAGCTCAAAAATAGTAGGAAAGACAACTCAGAACTCATGGAAGAGGTCGAAAATATTAAGAAAGAAAACGCAGATCTCAGGGAAGAGCTCAAAAATATTAGGAAAGAAAACCCAGATCTCAAGCAAGAGCTCAAAAATAGTAGGAAAGACAACTCAGAACTCATGGAAGAGCTCAAAAATATTAAGAAAGAAAACGCAGATCTCAGGGAAGAGCTCAAAAATATTAGGAAAGAAAACCCAGATCTCAAGCAAGAGCTCGAAAATAGTAGGAAAGACAACTCAGAACTCATGGAAGAGCTCAAAAATAGTAGGGAGGAAAACGCAGAGCTCATGGAAGAGCTCGAATATAGCAGGAAAGACAACACAGAGCTCAGGGAAGAGCTTGAAAATAGCAGTAAAGAAAACGCAAAGCTCTTGGAAGAGCTTGAAAATAGCAGGAAAGAcaacacaaagctcagggaAGAGCTCGAAAAAAGCACGAAAGCGAATGCAGAACTCGtgaaaaatgtggaaaataatCAGCGCCTACTTAAAGTAGGTTTAGGTCTTGCCACAGTGGCCATTGTTGTTCCTGCAGCTTGCTGGGCCATCTCAATGCTTTTCGGCTAA